ctgctctgctcgctcgagcgagcgtcgTGAGCAGAGCAGCAACGCTCTCCTCGCTCGAGCTCTGATTCTGATAACTCACACCATTGCCCCATCCCCGATCGAAGCCCTAAGGCAGGAGATCGCCATTCTCCACGAGATGCCCAATCTGATTCAGTTAatcaaaagaaactaggaaCTCGCATTGCGGATCTGGAATCTCAGCTTGGCCAAGCTCAAGAAGAGCTGAAGAATCTGAAAGAGCAATTGGTCTCAGCTGAGGCTGCAAAGAAAGTAGCTCAAGAAAAGCTTGAGAAGAAAACCAAGATAAAGTTTGTACCAGACTCGGTTGATGTCCCTAAGAAGCATCATGCAAAAGAAGTTCAAGAATCAAACAATCCAAAGAGCAACCCTTTAAATGATGTTCCTGATGAGAACCAGCAGGAGACTGATGTATTTGAAGTACCAGTCAAGAAGGTTGCTTTGGAGACTCAAATAGAGGTTAGCCAACTGAACAATGAGAtagagaaggaaacaaaagcAATTGACTTACCAGTAGAGCCACCTGTATTTGTGTAGCCACCCCCGCACTTGCTTCAGTTGGCTGAGAAGAAGGATGAGATAAATTTGCTTAAAGGTAAGTTACTAGAAAAGGAGAAGGAACTTGAAGTAGCTGGTCAGCAAACTGAAAACCTGAGAAAGCAACTAGACGGGGCAACAATGACGATATCTTCTGCTCggagcaaagaagaagaaatggccTCAAAGCTGAGTCAGCTAGAAGAGGAACTTAAAGCGAGCAAAGAAAACAACATCCAATTAAAGGAGAAATTAGAAGCTGTGGAAGGAGGTAAAGAAGAACTAGAAGCGGAGATGAAGAAGCTGAGGGTGCAGATCGAGCAGTGGAGGAAAGCAGCAGCTGCTGTTCTTGCTGGTGGTGTTGAAATGAATGGGAGAATTCCTGGAAGATGCGGTTCCATGGATAAGCATTTCGGAGGAGTTTTTGAGGTGCCTCATCCAGGTTATGCTGATTTTGTGGGTTCACCAGGAAATATTGATGATCTAGACGATGGCTTTGGAGGTGGGAAGCGAAAGAACTCTGGGATCAGAATGTTCGAAGATTAGTGGAAGAGGAAGGGCCAGAAGTGATCCATCATCTCTGTGCTCCATTACCCTATATGGTTTTGGTGTCATTAATGGTTGAAAACGAGGAAAATTGGCGCCTGTTATTAGTCTTTTGGGTTTCGAAGTGCTAGTgctttttgttctcttttgctAGGATGAGTGGCACACTATATGCATGTATATGTCTAGTAGCAAAACTAAATCTAAACCACTAAGGCACTGCTCAATTTGTTTGAGAGTTCTGATATCCGTCTTGatcgtttgttttgtttctaaGGTGCAACTTTGATCCACAGGCAGATATTGCTATCTGCAAGTTTAGATTCCTGCTGacttgagaaaataaattgagaCTATACAGAGTGTGGGAAAGAACGTATTCGAGAAAGTTGAACATCAAGACTTTGATATCTTGGCTATCGACATGAGCAGCTGGTTGTAGATGAAATTGCATATTCCATGTTTTAATATTCTTCAATCCTCAGTGCACAAGCTCATGTTTGCAGAATCCCCATCTAAGTATACTCGTGATGGAATGCTGTTCTAACGATCCTTTGGTTTGATTCCAAGAAACCAATCTCTCGTTATGAATGAATGTGATTCCCACTGAATAAGGCGGCAAATATCACTACCATACATATA
The window above is part of the Eucalyptus grandis isolate ANBG69807.140 chromosome 6, ASM1654582v1, whole genome shotgun sequence genome. Proteins encoded here:
- the LOC104430116 gene encoding interactor of constitutive active ROPs 4, whose amino-acid sequence is MTISSARSKEEEMASKLSQLEEELKASKENNIQLKEKLEAVEGGKEELEAEMKKLRVQIEQWRKAAAAVLAGGVEMNGRIPGRCGSMDKHFGGVFEVPHPGYADFVGSPGNIDDLDDGFGGGKRKNSGIRMFED